From the Devosia sp. FJ2-5-3 genome, the window GTCGCCGGAATTGTTAAACTCGACCTCGAAATTGACCACTATGTTGTTGTCGGCCAGCACGATGTTGGACCCGATGCGGACATCGCTGCCGCCACGGTCGCGCTGGTTTTCGCTGAGGTCGAAGCTGATCGACTTGCCGCGATTCTGGCCGATCGCCATGCCGGTAAAGCCCGCATTGGAGCTCATCGCGGCCTCATAGCGGCGGGTGGAATCGTTATAGGCGATCGTGCCGCTGATCGAGAGCGTGGTGTCCACCAGGGTGCAGCGCCCGGTGTAGTTGATGCGCTGCTGATTGCCCTTGGCGACGTTGAGGCGGCACCGGAACGCTTCCGGCTTGTCGCCGCCGACCAGAGCTCCCTCGCCGCGCCACTGGCCGATATAATTGCTGAGCAGCGCCAGTTCGACCTCACCAGCCTGCGCAGGCGCGGTCACTACCTGAGGCGCGAATGCCAGCAGCGTAACCAGAATCATTTTTCTCAAAGCGAACTTCAAAGTCTACCTCCCAAGCCGCACAAACGGGCACATCCCACCCAACAGACTAGTGGCATAGCAGCGATTACACGCAACGATACCCCCGAATTACAAAATAATCGGTGATTATCCAGCCTTGGCGAAGGAAACAGACTTCATAACTTTGTCAGACGTGCCAGCATGGCAGGACTCGACGGCGGCGTTGGGAAAACCACTGTTTTGAAGGGATGGGTGACGTGCGCGAGGCTCGATCGCCACTGATTTTGGCAGACCAAGTCGACTATACCCTGGATGTCGCCGGGCGGCCCCTCAACATATTGCGCAAGGTTTCGCTCGAGGTTGCCCCCTCCGAGGTGGTTGCCATTGTGGGCCCATCGGGCAGCGGCAAGACCTCGCTCCTGATGTTGCTGGCCGGGCTCGAGCAGGCCACCGGCGGACGCATCGAGGTCAACAGGCATGACCTCGGCAAGCTGGGCGAGGACGATCTGGCCCGGTTCCGCCGCAAAACGCTGGGGATCGTGTTCCAGAGCTTTCACCTGATCCCCTCACTGACGGCGCTCGACAATGTGGGGCTTGCCCTCGAAATCGCACGACCTGAGCTGAGCATGGCACAGGTGCGGGAACGCGCGGCCAAGGCGCTTGATGCGGTGGGTCTGGGCGGTCGGCTCGACCATCGTCCGACGGCACTATCGGGTGGTGAGCAGCAGAGAGTGGGTCTCGCGCGGGCCATCGTGGCCGAACCGCCGCTGCTGCTGGCGGACGAACCGACAGGCAATCTGGACCAGAAGACCGGCAAGGCGATTGCCGATCTCATGTTCAGCATCACCAGAGACCTCGGAACGGCACTGGTCATGATTACCCATGATCCGCAGCTGGCCGCCCGCGCCGACCGCATGCTGACCATGAGCCAGGGCGAACTCAGCGAAAACCTGGTGGCCAGTTGATGGGTAATATCTGGCCCAAGCTGCGCATCGGCTTACTCGACATGCGCGGCGATCTCCGCCGCTTCGTGCTGCTGGTGGTGACGCTCGCTGTTGGCACGGCGCTGATTGCGGGTGTCAGCTCTGTCGGCGCCGTCATCGACAAAGCCATCCTGCGCGAGGCTGCGCAATTGATGGGCGGCGATATTGAGCTGTCGCGGGCCGATCGCGCCGCGACCGACGCGGACCGGGTGCTCTTTTCCGGATATGGAACAATAGTCGAGACCGTCGACACCAATCTGCGGGCACAAGCGGGCGAGAATGACGCCTTCGTCGATCTGAGCGTCGTCGGACCGGGCTATCCGCTGCTGGGGCAGGTCAGAAGCCCCCAAATGCCTGCGGGAACCGATATCACGGAATTCCTGGCCGAAACCGAGGATGGACATGGGGCGCTGGTGGCGCCGCTCATGCTCGACCAATTGGGGATCGGTGTCGGCGATATTTTCGAGCTCGGCGGCACTGCCTTTGTGGTGCGCGGTCCCCTCGACGGCATTCCAGACGATCAGGTTCGGGGTTTCCGGCTGGGCCTGCCGGCGCTGATCACGACGGAAGGCTTTGCCACCGTTTCGGATCGGACGTCCCCCCTGCCCGGCCTGGGCACGTGGTTCCGCTACAAGATCCTTCTCGACGGCATGTCGGCCGAGGATGCGAAAGAGAGACTGACCGAAGAGCTGGCCGGTAGCGTCTGGACAATTCGCACGTCCCGCGAGGGGCTTGGCGAGATGGTTCGCTATTACGATCTCTTCATGCGCTTCCTGCTCATTGTCGGGCTGGGCTCGCTGCTGATCGGCGGCGTCAGCGTGTGGAGCGGCATGAACGCCTATGTGGGCGAGCGCTCCGGCGTGATCGCCGTGCTGCGGAGCCTTGGAGCGACGACGGGGCGCGTCTTCACCCATTTCTTCGTGCAGGTCATGGCGCTGAGCGCCGTGGGTGTCGGCATTGGCGTTGCCACGGGCGGGGCTATTGCCCTGGTGATCCTGCCCACCATTGGCGATGCCGTCGGCATCGCCCTTGCGCCGACCCTCGACGCGCGCGCTTTGCTGGTTGCCGCGAGCGCCGGGGTGATCATCGCGCTTTCCTTTGCCTATCTGCCTCTCCTCCAGGCGCAGACCATCCGCCCCGCCGAACTCTTCCGCTCGCAACGCCAGGCCCTGCCCCCGGTGGACTGGCGGGCGGTCCTGCTCTCCTGGCGCGCCCTGCCCCTCGCATTGGCGGCGATCGTCTTCTTCCTGCTGGCCTATGTAATGACCAGCGATGCGGGGCTTGTGGCGCTTTTTGTCTGCGCTGCCGCACTGGCTACCGTTTTGTTCGAGCTGGTTATCCAGCTGATGCAGTTCGTGTTCAAGCGATTGCCCGATATCCCCTTGCAGACCCTGCGCCGATCAATCCGGGCCATTACCGGCTCGAAGAGCGCAACGATGGCGGTGGTCGTCTCCATCGGACTGGCGCTGAGCATGCTCGTCGTCATCATCGTGCTGCAGAACAATCTGCGCCAGGAATATCTGGGCGCCTCCGTCTTCGATGCCCCGACCCTGGTGGCCTCGGATCTTTTCGATGACGAAGTGGCCGATCTCGAAAGCAAGGCGACCGCCGGATCGGGGATGACGAAACTGGTGGTGACGCCCATGTTGCGGGCCACGCTGAGCGCGGTGAACGGCACAGACATCGCCCAAATCCGCACGCAGGGCCCGGAGGCCAGCTTCCTCCTCGGCGGCGAGGTTCCGATCACCTATCGCTCGATCCTGCCCAGCTCCTCGCGGGTGACCGGGGGGCAATGGTGGCCCAGCGATTATACTGGGCCTGGCCTTGTTTCGTTGCACCAGAGCCTCCGGAACGGTCTTGGCGTCAATATCGGCGACACCCTCACTTTCGACGCCTTCGGCGAGAAGTTTGAAGCGACCATCTCCAATTTCCGGGACTATTCCTGGCAGGGTGGAACGGATTTCCTCGCGACGTTCTCGCCGGGCATGCTGGAGGATTATCCCTCCACGCTGTTTGCCGCGGTCACTGCGGCACCGGGGCGCGAAACGGAGGTGGAGCGCCTGCTGGCCACCAGCCTGCCCGATATCCGCTTCATCAAGATCGGCGACACGCTCAAGCAGGTCACTGAGGCCCTGTCGCAATTGACACTGGCGGTGCTGCTGGTCGGCAGCCTGGCGGTGGGCAATGGGCTTCTGGTGCTGATCGGGAGCCTCGCCGCCGGTCGACGGCAACGGCAGGCCGATGCCGTAATCACCAAGGTCCTGGGAGCGACACGCCGGCAATTGCTGGGTGCCGACTTCATCCAGTTCCTCATCCTGTCGCTGGCTGCGGCCCTGCCGGCGCTGGGGCTGGGGCTCGGGCTTGGATGGCTGGCCAGCATGATGCTGCTCAATGTGCAGTTCTCGATCGATGCTTCGGGGCTGGCCGTCGTGCTTGGGGTGGCCGTGTTGATGACGGCCCTTCTTGGCTGCGTCACCATTTTGCGGGCCGTTTCGGTTCGCCCTGCCCGGCTGCTCAGGGATCTCTGAGCCTGGTGCCTCTGATGTGGTGCACGCGCACCACATCACCAGATCGGATGACCCGAAAAACGCGGCAAGGCGGGCTGCTGGAGACTGCCGCCCGTGGTGAGGCTTGAATGCTTCACGCTTCGTGATAGACATGTTCCCCCTATCACCCGAAGCGAAGCCATCGTCCTATGAGCCGCAATTTCCTGGTCGTCGACCCAGAAGAAGACCTCGAAGTGCTCAAGGGCCTGGCGTCTGCCATTCGGGTGAAAATCCTCAAGCTGCTGCATATCGAGGGGCCACTCAACGGCAATGACATTGCCGAAAAGCTCTCCCTGCCCCAGTCGACAGTCTCGACCAACATACAGATCCTCGAGGGCGCGGGCCTGATCCGGACGGAAACGCAGAAGGCGCGCAAGGGCAATCAGAAGATCTGCCATTCGACCTTCGATGAAGTGCTGGTGATGTTCAAGGAAGACATCTCGCCGGTCAATTCCAACGCCATAGAAGTGTCGATGCCTTTGGGGCTCTACACCAGTTGTGAAGTATCGGCGCCGTGTGGGCTGTGCTCGGTGGACGGCATTATCGGGCTGCTGGACGTGCCCAATACTTTCCTCGACCCCGAGCGGATGAAGGCGGGACTGATCTGGTTCACCCAAGGGTATCTGGAATATCAATTCCCGAACAATGCCAAGCTGGCGCAGAACACGATCGAGGTCATGGAGTTTTCCATGGAACTGAGTTCGGAAGTGCCCGGGACTTCGGCGGATTGGCCGAGCGACATTACGCTTTCGGTGAACGGGACGGAAATCGGCACCTGGACCAGCCCAGGCGATTTCGGCGACAAGCGCGGGGTCTATACGCCGAGCTGGTGGAAGCTGAAGGGCAGCCAGTATGGCAAGCTCAAGAGCTGGCGGGTGACCAATGACGGCACCTATGTCGACGGAATGAAGATCTCGCCGGTCTCGCTTGTCGACCTGGACCTTGCGAACCATCATTCGATCCGGCTGCGCATTGCGGTGAAGCCGGATGCCAAACACCCCGGCGGCATCAATATTTTCGGGCGCGGCTTTGGTAATTACGACCAGGAAATCGTGCTGCGCCTGCAGACCGCCCGCTGAATTTTTTTCGCGACCGGCGCGGCGGCGGAGCTGCCGTCGGGCTTTGACTGATGATCTCAAGCCATCGGGGCTCGCGGGCTGGCCCTCGGGTCGAGCCCGAGGGAAGCTGGGGGGCGATTGAGGGACGGAGGCAAACCTTGGTCCCCGTTGTGACTTCGCACCCTTTCCCAGCCAGAGCTGAGACGATGACGTCTTGACGGGTTTCATGGCCCGGTGACCGCGACCACTCGACCCCTTCTGTCAAAAATCATACAAAAGGGGCGTAGGCGGCTTGCAAGGGGGACGCTTTCCCATATACAACCGATTTACTGATACAAATCAGAATATCGGAATGCATGGGAGGGCCCGGTGAAGGCGTCTGTTATCGCAAATAAGGATTTTACGATCTCGCAAATCGATGATCGTGTCTACGGGGCTTTTCTCGAGCATCTGGGCCGCGCCATCTATGAGGGCATCTACGAGCCGGACCATCCGACCGCAGACGCCGATGGCATGCGCGGCGACGTGGCCAAGCTGGTCAAGGACCTCAATGTACCGGTGGTTCGCTACCCCGGGGGTAACTTCGTGTCTGCCTATAACTGGGAAGACGGCATCGGCCCGCGTGAGGAGCGCCCGACCCGTCTGGACCTGGCCTGGCACACGTCGGAAAGCAATGCCGTCGGCATCCACGAATTCGCTGACTGGTGCACCACCGTCGGCACCGAGATGATGCTGGCCGTCAACCTCGGCTCGCGCGGCGTCGATGATGCGCGCAATTTCCTTGAATATGTGAACCATCCGGGCGGCTCCTACTGGAGCGATCTGCGCATCAAGAACGGCCGCAAGGAGCCGTGGAACGTCAAGATGTGGTGCCTCGGCAACGAGATGGACGGCCCCTGGCAGGTCGGCCATAAGGACGCGGACGAATATGGCAAGCTGGCCGCCAACACCGCCCGCGCCATGCGCATGTTCGACAAGAACCTCGAGCTGATCGTCTGTGGCTCGTCGCATTCGGAAATGCCGAGCTTCCCCGACTGGGAGCGCATCGTGCTGGAGCACACATATGATCACGTCGATCATATTAGCCTGCACATGTATTTCGCCAATCGCGACAATGACACGCCGAACTATCTGGGCCTGAGCCACAAGCTCGATCGCTATATCGAGACCGTTGCGTCGACCATCAAGCAGGTCAAGCACAAGAAGCGCTCAAAGAAGGACGTCTATATCTCCTTCGACGAATGGAACGTCTGGTACCATTCCAACAAGAAGGATCGCGAGATCCTGGACGGTGGCAGCGGCTGGCCGCATGCGCCGGGTCTGCTTGAGGACATCTACAATTTCGAAGACGTGCTGATGGTGGGGCTGATCCTCAACACCTTCATCCGCCGCTCGGATGTGGTGAAGATCGCCTGTATCGCCCAGCTGGTGAACGTGATCGCGCCGATCATGACCGAAAAGGGCGGCCCCGCCTGGGCCCAGACAATCTATTATCCGTACTATTTCGCGTCGGTCTACGGCCGCGGCACGGCGCTGCAGCTGGTGACCAATTCGCCGGGTTATGAGACGACGCACGCCAAGGACACGCCATTTGTCGACGTGTCGGGTGTGCACAATGAAGACGAGGGCACGCTGACCTTCTTCCTCGTCAACCGGCACACGACGGACAGCCTCGAGACGGAAGTAAGCCTGCAGGGCTTTGGGCAGGGGTCGATCATCGACCACCAGATCATGACCCATCCCGATCTCAAGGCCACCAACACGGCCGGCAAGCAGGATGAGGTCAAGCCGCGCAAGGGTGACGGCGCCAAGATCGACGGCGATAAACTCAGCGTGACCCTGCCGCCCTATTCGTACCAGATGGTGCGGGTGAAGGTTTAAACTGCGCCCTCGGATACCCCCACCTAACCTCCCCCTGACAGGGGGAGGGACTGGTTCGGGGCTCCCCCTGATAGGGGGAGGGACTGGTTCGGTGGCTCACTGGAGGGTGTGCGCACTCGTTAGCATGTGGGCCGAGTTGGTTAGCAGACTGTTAGCATTGAGATCGCGTAACTGCGAAAATGGGGGCGCGTCGGCAATTGCGTGCCCCTGTGCATTCTGTATCATGCTTTCCGATTTACATCACGATGTGCATTGACAACAGATGCGGCCCCGCTAAGTATTACTTATGGGCGCTGTAAAGCGTCGAGGAGCGGAGTGCGGGAGGCGCTTCGCATAGGGAGGACTATATTTATGGATAGACGCAGCTTTCTAATAGGATCGACGGCCGTCGGCGCCATCCTTGCCGCAGGCAATGGCATGGTCTTTGCCCAGGACGCGGGATCGGCGCCCGACCTGGCCCAGTTCCCGCGCAACGAGACCCTGATCATCCATAACCCTGAAGGGGTTATCCGTAATCCTGCCTGGTTCAACAACTGGGTCATCGGCTCGGGCGCAGGCCTGTCCAACGGCCTGCACCAGCTGACCACCGACACGTTCTGGTTCATCGACCCCGATGCCGGTATCCCGGGCGCCAGCGAAAATGCCATCTACAATTCGCTGGCCGACGAGCTCTGGCAGTATAATGAAGACTTCACGGAAATGACCGTGAAGCTCAAGAAGGGCATCTACTGGAGCGACGGCAACGAATTTACCGCCGACGACGTGGTGTTCACGGTCGAAAAGCACAAGGCAACGCCGGGTCTCGCCCAGAACGGCGCCTATAATGCCCAGGTCGAGACCGTCGAAGCGGTCGACCCCTATACCGTCCACTTCACGCTCAAGGGTCCGAACTCGCGCTTCCACACGCTGTTCTCGATCCGCTGGGGCGGCGCCTGGATCATGTCGAAGGCCCATTTCGAGGGCGTGGACGACATTCTCGCGTTCAACAACGATCCCCCGGTGAGCCTGGGGCCCTATACGCTGCACTCATATGATCCGAACGGCACCTGGTTCATCTGGCAGCGCCGCGAAGACTGGCAGCGCACGGCAATGGGCATGATCGGCGAGCCCAAGCCCAAATTCATCATCTACCGCAACAATATCTCGCCCGACGCGCGCCTCATCGAAATGCGCAACGGCAATCTGGACATGGTGCACGATCTGTCGCCCGAGGCGACCTTCTCGATCGTCCAGCAGGATCCGCAGGTTCAGGGCTGGTTCCCGGGCTTCCCCTATGCCCATCCCGATCCGACGCTGGTC encodes:
- a CDS encoding alpha-N-arabinofuranosidase, translated to MKASVIANKDFTISQIDDRVYGAFLEHLGRAIYEGIYEPDHPTADADGMRGDVAKLVKDLNVPVVRYPGGNFVSAYNWEDGIGPREERPTRLDLAWHTSESNAVGIHEFADWCTTVGTEMMLAVNLGSRGVDDARNFLEYVNHPGGSYWSDLRIKNGRKEPWNVKMWCLGNEMDGPWQVGHKDADEYGKLAANTARAMRMFDKNLELIVCGSSHSEMPSFPDWERIVLEHTYDHVDHISLHMYFANRDNDTPNYLGLSHKLDRYIETVASTIKQVKHKKRSKKDVYISFDEWNVWYHSNKKDREILDGGSGWPHAPGLLEDIYNFEDVLMVGLILNTFIRRSDVVKIACIAQLVNVIAPIMTEKGGPAWAQTIYYPYYFASVYGRGTALQLVTNSPGYETTHAKDTPFVDVSGVHNEDEGTLTFFLVNRHTTDSLETEVSLQGFGQGSIIDHQIMTHPDLKATNTAGKQDEVKPRKGDGAKIDGDKLSVTLPPYSYQMVRVKV
- a CDS encoding heme-binding beta-barrel domain-containing protein, giving the protein MILVTLLAFAPQVVTAPAQAGEVELALLSNYIGQWRGEGALVGGDKPEAFRCRLNVAKGNQQRINYTGRCTLVDTTLSISGTIAYNDSTRRYEAAMSSNAGFTGMAIGQNRGKSISFDLSENQRDRGGSDVRIGSNIVLADNNIVVNFEVEFNNSGDVLTAKVPFAR
- a CDS encoding helix-turn-helix domain-containing protein, producing MSRNFLVVDPEEDLEVLKGLASAIRVKILKLLHIEGPLNGNDIAEKLSLPQSTVSTNIQILEGAGLIRTETQKARKGNQKICHSTFDEVLVMFKEDISPVNSNAIEVSMPLGLYTSCEVSAPCGLCSVDGIIGLLDVPNTFLDPERMKAGLIWFTQGYLEYQFPNNAKLAQNTIEVMEFSMELSSEVPGTSADWPSDITLSVNGTEIGTWTSPGDFGDKRGVYTPSWWKLKGSQYGKLKSWRVTNDGTYVDGMKISPVSLVDLDLANHHSIRLRIAVKPDAKHPGGINIFGRGFGNYDQEIVLRLQTAR
- a CDS encoding ABC transporter ATP-binding protein, giving the protein MADQVDYTLDVAGRPLNILRKVSLEVAPSEVVAIVGPSGSGKTSLLMLLAGLEQATGGRIEVNRHDLGKLGEDDLARFRRKTLGIVFQSFHLIPSLTALDNVGLALEIARPELSMAQVRERAAKALDAVGLGGRLDHRPTALSGGEQQRVGLARAIVAEPPLLLADEPTGNLDQKTGKAIADLMFSITRDLGTALVMITHDPQLAARADRMLTMSQGELSENLVAS
- a CDS encoding FtsX-like permease family protein, producing MGNIWPKLRIGLLDMRGDLRRFVLLVVTLAVGTALIAGVSSVGAVIDKAILREAAQLMGGDIELSRADRAATDADRVLFSGYGTIVETVDTNLRAQAGENDAFVDLSVVGPGYPLLGQVRSPQMPAGTDITEFLAETEDGHGALVAPLMLDQLGIGVGDIFELGGTAFVVRGPLDGIPDDQVRGFRLGLPALITTEGFATVSDRTSPLPGLGTWFRYKILLDGMSAEDAKERLTEELAGSVWTIRTSREGLGEMVRYYDLFMRFLLIVGLGSLLIGGVSVWSGMNAYVGERSGVIAVLRSLGATTGRVFTHFFVQVMALSAVGVGIGVATGGAIALVILPTIGDAVGIALAPTLDARALLVAASAGVIIALSFAYLPLLQAQTIRPAELFRSQRQALPPVDWRAVLLSWRALPLALAAIVFFLLAYVMTSDAGLVALFVCAAALATVLFELVIQLMQFVFKRLPDIPLQTLRRSIRAITGSKSATMAVVVSIGLALSMLVVIIVLQNNLRQEYLGASVFDAPTLVASDLFDDEVADLESKATAGSGMTKLVVTPMLRATLSAVNGTDIAQIRTQGPEASFLLGGEVPITYRSILPSSSRVTGGQWWPSDYTGPGLVSLHQSLRNGLGVNIGDTLTFDAFGEKFEATISNFRDYSWQGGTDFLATFSPGMLEDYPSTLFAAVTAAPGRETEVERLLATSLPDIRFIKIGDTLKQVTEALSQLTLAVLLVGSLAVGNGLLVLIGSLAAGRRQRQADAVITKVLGATRRQLLGADFIQFLILSLAAALPALGLGLGLGWLASMMLLNVQFSIDASGLAVVLGVAVLMTALLGCVTILRAVSVRPARLLRDL